A genomic window from Micromonospora violae includes:
- a CDS encoding SRPBCC family protein, whose protein sequence is MDRDAFRPSPPADVHAEPADAGATLVFVRDLRHPPATVWAALTDPAQLAQWAPFLADRDLGNAGAVVLTLVDGETTQEDPATVRRAEPPHLLEYTWGDDLLRWELSPLGNGTRLTLRHTVADRGMLPMVAAGWHLCLDVADRLLDGDPVGPIRGAEAKDFGWPELRDAYAERLGPG, encoded by the coding sequence CCGACGTGCACGCCGAGCCGGCCGACGCCGGCGCGACGCTGGTCTTCGTCCGCGACCTGCGGCATCCGCCAGCCACCGTCTGGGCGGCCCTGACCGATCCGGCCCAGCTCGCACAGTGGGCGCCGTTCCTCGCCGACCGCGATCTCGGCAACGCCGGTGCCGTCGTGCTCACCCTCGTCGACGGCGAGACCACCCAGGAGGATCCGGCGACGGTACGCCGGGCCGAGCCGCCGCACCTGCTGGAGTACACCTGGGGCGACGACCTGCTGCGCTGGGAGCTGAGCCCGCTGGGCAACGGCACCCGGCTCACCCTGCGGCACACCGTCGCCGACCGGGGCATGCTGCCGATGGTCGCGGCCGGCTGGCACCTCTGCCTCGACGTGGCCGACCGGCTGCTCGACGGCGATCCGGTCGGCCCGATCCGCGGCGCGGAGGCCAAGGACTTCGGCTGGCCCGAGCTGCGCGACGCGTACGCCGAACGGCTCGGCCCGGGCTGA
- a CDS encoding Uma2 family endonuclease, producing MSAEAVGMHMPAVVTLDDVAAMNAADPNGHRYETSPEGVLSVMPPPDSEHATIASRLFAWLIVAGWPAEQVLQAVGVRIPGPDGDGGRIPDLSVWRKPPSRSVWAAVSDVVLVVEIVSPGSEAMDSVTKVREYASAGIPQYWVVDRDGAQTVTLHRLSGDGTYEARARMPLAWLLQTVPADHLD from the coding sequence ATGAGCGCTGAGGCTGTCGGCATGCACATGCCCGCCGTTGTGACGCTCGACGACGTGGCGGCGATGAACGCCGCCGATCCGAACGGTCACCGCTACGAGACCAGCCCCGAGGGGGTTCTCTCGGTCATGCCGCCGCCCGATTCGGAACACGCCACGATCGCCAGTCGCCTCTTCGCCTGGCTGATCGTGGCGGGGTGGCCCGCCGAGCAGGTGCTTCAGGCAGTCGGTGTGCGCATCCCCGGACCGGACGGTGACGGTGGCCGCATTCCCGACCTGAGTGTCTGGCGTAAGCCGCCGTCGCGCAGCGTCTGGGCGGCGGTCTCCGACGTCGTGCTCGTCGTGGAGATCGTCTCGCCGGGCTCGGAGGCGATGGACTCGGTGACCAAGGTCCGCGAATACGCGTCGGCGGGGATCCCGCAGTACTGGGTGGTCGATCGGGACGGCGCGCAGACAGTCACGCTGCACCGGCTCAGCGGCGACGGCACCTACGAGGCGCGGGCACGCATGCCGCTGGCCTGGTTGCTCCAGACCGTCCCGGCCGACCACCTCGACTGA
- a CDS encoding aldo/keto reductase, with translation MQYRTLGRTGVQVSTLALGAMNFGKLGHTTQDEATAIVDAALDAGINLIDTADMYSQGESEQMVGKAIAGRRDDIVLATKAGMPMGDARHQRGSSRRWLVTELDNSLRRLNVDHVDLYQIHRWDPTTSDEETLSALTDLQRAGKIRYFGASTFPAYRLVQAEWAAREHHLSRYVTEQPSYSILQRGIEAHVLPVTEQYGLGVLAWSPLASGWLSGAIRAGREITTSRSAVLPARFDLSIPANQARLDAVEQLVTVADEAGLTLIQLALGFVTAHPAVTSAIIGPRTMDHLHSQLAAADTVLPADVLDAIDAIVAPGVDLAAGEKFDTPPALLDPALRRR, from the coding sequence ATGCAGTACCGCACTCTGGGGCGCACCGGCGTCCAGGTCAGCACCCTCGCACTGGGCGCGATGAACTTCGGCAAACTGGGGCACACCACCCAGGATGAGGCAACGGCGATCGTCGACGCCGCGCTCGACGCCGGAATCAACCTGATCGACACCGCCGACATGTACAGCCAGGGCGAGTCGGAGCAGATGGTGGGTAAGGCCATCGCCGGCCGCCGCGACGACATCGTGCTGGCCACCAAGGCCGGCATGCCGATGGGCGACGCGCGCCACCAGCGGGGCAGCTCGCGCCGCTGGCTGGTCACCGAACTGGACAACAGCCTGCGCCGCCTCAACGTCGACCACGTCGACCTCTACCAGATCCACCGGTGGGATCCGACCACCAGCGACGAGGAGACCCTGTCGGCGCTGACCGACCTGCAACGGGCCGGGAAGATCCGCTACTTCGGCGCCTCGACCTTCCCCGCGTACCGCCTCGTGCAGGCCGAGTGGGCCGCCCGGGAGCACCACCTGAGCCGGTACGTCACCGAGCAGCCCAGCTACTCGATCCTGCAACGGGGGATCGAGGCCCACGTCCTGCCGGTGACCGAGCAGTACGGGCTCGGTGTGCTCGCCTGGAGCCCGCTCGCCTCGGGCTGGCTCTCCGGCGCGATCCGGGCCGGCCGGGAGATCACCACCAGCCGTTCGGCGGTCCTGCCCGCCCGCTTCGACCTCAGCATCCCGGCCAATCAGGCCCGGCTCGACGCCGTCGAGCAGCTGGTCACCGTCGCCGACGAGGCGGGGCTCACCCTGATCCAGCTCGCCCTCGGCTTCGTCACCGCGCACCCCGCCGTGACCAGCGCCATCATCGGCCCCCGCACCATGGACCACCTGCACAGCCAACTCGCCGCCGCGGACACCGTCCTCCCCGCCGACGTGCTCGACGCGATCGACGCGATCGTCGCACCCGGCGTCGACCTCGCCGCAGGCGAGAAGTTCGACACCCCGCCGGCCCTGCTCGACCCGGCGCTGCGGCGTCGCTGA
- a CDS encoding TetR/AcrR family transcriptional regulator: MDSGSGRSTPRKRADARRNEATLLDAAASTFVTSGVDAPVRDIAARAGVGVGTIYRHFPTRADLIVAVYRHQVEACAEAGPALLADSSSAHAALAQWIDLFVDFLATKHGLAEALQSDDAAFEKLHAYFLDRLVPVCAQLLDAAATAGEIRPDVTAFELLRGVGNLCIGAGDPRYDARRLVGLLVAGLRQRQSAEPPIAC; the protein is encoded by the coding sequence ATCGACAGCGGATCAGGACGATCGACCCCGCGGAAGCGGGCCGACGCCCGGCGCAACGAGGCGACGCTGCTGGACGCCGCCGCCTCGACCTTCGTCACCTCCGGCGTGGACGCGCCCGTCCGGGACATCGCCGCCCGGGCCGGTGTCGGCGTCGGCACGATCTACCGCCACTTCCCGACCCGCGCCGACCTCATCGTCGCCGTCTACCGGCACCAGGTCGAGGCGTGCGCCGAGGCTGGCCCGGCACTGCTGGCCGACAGCAGCAGCGCGCACGCCGCCCTCGCCCAGTGGATCGACCTCTTCGTCGACTTCCTGGCCACCAAGCACGGCCTCGCCGAGGCACTACAGTCCGACGACGCCGCCTTCGAGAAGCTGCACGCCTACTTCCTGGACCGCCTCGTCCCGGTGTGCGCCCAACTGCTCGACGCCGCCGCCACGGCAGGCGAGATCCGTCCCGACGTGACCGCCTTCGAGTTGCTGCGCGGGGTCGGCAATCTCTGCATCGGCGCCGGCGATCCCCGGTACGACGCGCGTCGCCTGGTCGGACTCCTCGTCGCCGGGCTGCGCCAACGCCAGAGCGCCGAGCCCCCGATAGCCTGTTGA
- a CDS encoding GNAT family N-acetyltransferase — MADWTIRAASMADVEAVAELRAVVLRADLERLGRYDDQRVRQRLRDGFAPAYTWIVEVDGAFAGCVALRPDGDAHWLEHFYLAPRCQGSGIGTAVLRELLERCDRDGTLVRLNVLRGSPARRLYERHGFALDSEDPVDVFMVRTPASR, encoded by the coding sequence ATGGCGGACTGGACGATCCGGGCGGCCTCGATGGCGGACGTCGAGGCGGTGGCCGAGCTACGGGCCGTGGTGCTGCGGGCCGATCTGGAGCGGCTCGGGCGGTACGACGACCAACGGGTACGGCAGCGCCTGCGCGACGGCTTCGCGCCGGCGTACACCTGGATCGTCGAGGTGGACGGCGCGTTCGCCGGCTGCGTGGCGCTGCGGCCCGACGGGGACGCCCACTGGCTGGAGCACTTCTACCTGGCCCCGCGCTGTCAGGGCAGCGGCATCGGCACGGCCGTGCTGCGGGAGCTGCTGGAGCGCTGCGACCGCGACGGCACGCTGGTCCGGCTGAACGTGCTGCGGGGCAGCCCGGCCCGGCGGCTGTACGAGCGGCACGGTTTCGCCCTCGACAGCGAGGATCCGGTGGACGTGTTCATGGTCCGCACACCGGCGAGCCGCTGA
- a CDS encoding HD domain-containing protein, translating to MTPDPLRRALTAPADPPLRPLPDQVVALLEALHAPPRLAAHLRAVHDVAAQLSGAMAERFPQLSFDREAVLFGAATHDIGKVRHPEELSGPGSAHEPAGYELLLQHGVAESSARFARDHASWHQDGIGVDDLLVSVADKVWKGKRVTDLEELLVDRLADATGRERWSVFLDLDDILDRIAADADRRLAFQATHPVRG from the coding sequence GTGACCCCCGACCCCCTGCGCCGTGCCCTCACCGCCCCCGCGGACCCGCCGCTGCGGCCCCTGCCCGACCAGGTCGTCGCCCTGCTGGAGGCCCTGCACGCGCCGCCGCGCCTCGCCGCGCACCTGCGGGCCGTGCACGACGTCGCCGCGCAGCTCAGCGGCGCGATGGCCGAGCGGTTCCCGCAGCTTTCGTTCGACCGGGAGGCGGTGCTCTTCGGCGCCGCCACCCACGACATCGGCAAGGTCCGGCACCCGGAGGAGCTGTCCGGGCCCGGGTCCGCGCACGAGCCCGCCGGCTACGAGCTGCTGCTCCAGCACGGCGTCGCCGAGTCGTCGGCCCGGTTCGCGCGGGACCACGCGTCCTGGCACCAGGACGGCATCGGCGTCGACGACCTGCTGGTCAGCGTGGCCGACAAGGTGTGGAAGGGGAAGCGGGTCACCGACCTGGAGGAGTTGCTCGTGGACCGGCTGGCCGACGCCACCGGCCGGGAGCGGTGGTCGGTCTTCCTCGACCTGGACGACATCCTCGACCGGATCGCCGCCGACGCGGACCGCCGGCTCGCCTTCCAGGCCACCCATCCGGTACGTGGGTGA
- a CDS encoding RNA polymerase sigma-70 factor: protein MPLSPDEVELFEHSRGRLEAIAYRLLGSASDAEDAVQDTFLRWQAADREHVETPEAWLTKVLTNVCLNQLTSARARRETYVGTWLPEPVLAGDRMLGPLDTAEQRESVSMAVLTLLERLSPNERAVYVLREAFGYSHGEIAEILGITESNCQQTYRRAKQHVTAERARTEVDLAAARKVVAEFLTAANNGEIQRLVELLTDNATSTADGGGKIPARTAPIVGALPVAKFLRGQLTPADVKRDLLGGNPALHVATVNGAPAVVVVVDDRVVGVMSLEVTPEGITAIHNQVNPDKLDRATRQWSASEHGEPFHTW from the coding sequence ATGCCGCTCAGTCCGGACGAGGTCGAGCTGTTCGAGCACTCCAGGGGTCGCCTGGAGGCGATCGCCTATCGCCTGCTGGGCTCGGCCAGCGACGCCGAGGACGCCGTCCAGGACACGTTCCTCCGCTGGCAGGCCGCCGACCGGGAGCACGTCGAGACGCCCGAGGCGTGGCTGACGAAGGTCCTCACCAACGTGTGCCTGAACCAGCTGACCTCGGCGCGGGCAAGGCGGGAGACGTACGTGGGCACGTGGCTGCCCGAACCGGTCCTCGCCGGGGACCGGATGCTCGGCCCGCTGGACACCGCCGAGCAGCGCGAATCGGTCTCGATGGCGGTGCTCACCCTGCTGGAGCGGTTGTCGCCGAACGAGCGCGCCGTGTACGTGCTGCGGGAGGCCTTCGGCTACTCGCACGGTGAAATCGCCGAGATCCTCGGTATCACCGAGTCGAACTGCCAGCAGACGTACCGACGTGCCAAGCAGCACGTCACCGCGGAGCGGGCCCGCACGGAGGTGGACCTGGCCGCCGCCCGGAAGGTCGTCGCGGAGTTCCTCACCGCGGCGAACAACGGGGAGATCCAGCGGCTGGTGGAGTTGCTGACCGACAACGCGACGAGCACCGCCGACGGCGGCGGCAAGATCCCGGCCCGGACGGCGCCGATCGTCGGCGCACTGCCGGTGGCGAAGTTCCTGCGTGGCCAGCTGACGCCCGCCGACGTCAAACGGGACCTGCTCGGTGGCAACCCCGCCCTGCACGTCGCCACCGTCAACGGCGCTCCGGCGGTGGTGGTCGTGGTCGACGACCGCGTCGTCGGCGTGATGTCGCTGGAGGTGACGCCCGAAGGCATCACCGCGATCCACAACCAGGTCAACCCCGACAAGCTCGACCGCGCCACCCGGCAGTGGTCCGCCTCCGAGCACGGGGAACCTTTCCACACCTGGTGA
- a CDS encoding NAD(P)/FAD-dependent oxidoreductase — MKHRIVVLGAGYAGAIAAGRLAKRLHPDDTEITVVNADADFVERVRMHQVATGQDLKRRPLTDIYAGTGVDVRLARVTAVDADRRTVALIDDHGTDEITYDTLVYALGSTAADHVVPGVAEHAYDIAGQPSALRLRDRLAHLAAGGTVLVVGGGLTGLEAVTEIAEARPDLDVAIAARGGLGDWLTGKAQQHLRGVCDRLGITVHEHTDVARVDATNVVTRDGREIPAQVTVWTTGFAVHPIAAATTLAVADTGQIVVDDSMRSVSHPDVYAVGDAAIAEGPGGKPLRMSCASGIPMAWQAADAIAARLTGQTKFPKAPLRYFNQCISLGRRDGIIQYVTADDRAKPARLTGKLAARYKEFVCVGGAWSIAHPVLYPVRRHRIVATRSEIRSAAS, encoded by the coding sequence ATGAAGCACCGCATCGTCGTCCTCGGAGCCGGCTACGCCGGAGCCATCGCCGCCGGTCGCCTCGCCAAGCGGCTGCACCCTGACGACACCGAGATCACCGTCGTCAACGCCGACGCCGATTTCGTCGAGCGGGTCCGCATGCACCAGGTCGCCACCGGGCAGGACCTCAAGCGGCGTCCGCTGACCGACATCTACGCCGGCACCGGCGTCGACGTTCGACTGGCGCGGGTCACCGCCGTCGACGCCGACCGCAGGACCGTCGCGCTCATCGACGACCACGGCACCGACGAGATCACGTACGACACGCTCGTCTACGCCCTCGGCAGCACCGCCGCGGACCACGTCGTTCCCGGGGTCGCCGAGCACGCGTACGACATCGCCGGCCAGCCGTCGGCGCTGCGGTTGCGCGATCGTCTCGCCCACCTCGCGGCCGGCGGGACCGTGCTCGTCGTCGGCGGGGGCCTCACCGGTCTCGAAGCGGTCACCGAGATCGCGGAGGCCCGGCCGGACCTCGACGTCGCGATCGCCGCCCGCGGTGGTCTCGGTGACTGGCTCACCGGGAAGGCCCAGCAGCACCTGCGCGGCGTCTGCGACCGGCTCGGCATCACCGTCCACGAACACACCGACGTCGCGCGGGTCGACGCGACCAACGTGGTCACCCGCGACGGTCGGGAGATCCCAGCCCAGGTGACGGTCTGGACGACCGGCTTCGCCGTCCACCCCATCGCCGCCGCCACGACCCTGGCGGTCGCGGACACCGGGCAGATCGTCGTCGACGACAGCATGCGGTCGGTCTCGCACCCCGACGTGTACGCGGTGGGCGACGCCGCGATCGCCGAAGGCCCGGGGGGCAAGCCACTGCGGATGTCCTGCGCCTCGGGCATCCCAATGGCCTGGCAGGCCGCCGACGCCATCGCCGCGCGCCTGACCGGCCAGACGAAGTTCCCGAAGGCCCCGCTGCGCTACTTCAACCAGTGCATCAGCCTCGGCCGCCGCGACGGCATCATCCAGTACGTGACCGCCGACGACCGGGCCAAGCCGGCCCGCCTCACCGGGAAGCTGGCGGCCCGCTACAAGGAGTTCGTGTGCGTGGGCGGGGCCTGGAGCATCGCGCACCCGGTGCTGTACCCGGTCCGCCGCCACCGCATCGTCGCGACCCGATCGGAGATCCGCTCGGCCGCCTCCTGA
- a CDS encoding AfsR/SARP family transcriptional regulator: MVGAGVRVRLLGPVEVVVAGSPQAVNGLRRRAVLATLALHAGRVVSVDRLIDVVWGDHLPATAANTLQRHVSYLRGVLGEPGSIVARPPGYLLDTGPDSTDVQAAERLIDLARRSTDRHEQVKHLTAAVALWRGPPLADVAGSAWLEEQAEHLARLRLEAERSLVQARLSLGEHAGLVPGLEQLVRQHPFDEHLHAQLMLALYRDGRQSEAVATYRRLRDSLRENLGIDPGPRLRDLECAILRQDTAIAAPAPAATASAPVAAQLPPPVPTFTGRDAELAALDALVDRGGAVVVSGTAGVGKTTLAVHWAHHAAAHFPDGQLYVNLRGFDPAATPTEPARVLHGFLEALGVPAARMPSDPDTMTSLYRTTVAGKRLLVVLDNARDAEQVRPLLPGSPDCLAIVTSRDRLIPLVVTESAQPVPLDLLSPGEARAMLVGRLGARQVAAEPEAADDIAQRCARLPIALAIVAARAATNRHFSLAAVAGELGDLDAFHGGDEATDVRAVFSWSCRTLSPAAARLFRLLSLHPGPDVSAPAVASLAGVDGPTTGPLLTELTRVNLFTEHTYGRYAFHDLLRAYAGSLADEAEPPTERRDAVHRLLDHCLHTAYAADLALHPHFSAISLPPPRAGVTPERPRNRSAAAAWFAAEVPVLLAAVPLAARSGFEGHAWRLAWTSAGYLHRQGHWQDWLGTQQIALAAASRIGDQAGQGHAHRSLGLACSRLRRYEEADDHLRRALDLFTDVGDDTGRAHTRLNLGQLAERQGRHQQALHHSRRALALFQGAGNRAGQGYTLNAVGWQEGLLGNYHRALESCGAALLMLQEVDDVQGQADTWDSLGHAHHQLGDDRRAIACYEHALELFTQVNDRYAEAGTYVNLGGSHRALGDLAAARAAWRRALTILDELGDAGADSLRADLEQLDATPSR; encoded by the coding sequence ATGGTTGGCGCGGGCGTGCGGGTGAGGCTGCTCGGGCCGGTGGAGGTGGTCGTCGCCGGCAGTCCGCAGGCGGTCAACGGGTTGCGCCGCAGGGCGGTACTGGCGACGTTGGCACTGCACGCGGGCCGAGTCGTCAGTGTCGACCGGCTCATCGACGTGGTCTGGGGCGACCACCTACCGGCCACCGCGGCGAACACCTTGCAACGGCACGTCTCCTACCTGCGCGGGGTGCTCGGCGAGCCGGGATCGATCGTGGCGCGCCCGCCCGGTTACCTGCTCGACACCGGGCCGGATTCCACGGATGTCCAGGCCGCCGAGCGCCTCATCGACCTGGCCCGGCGGTCGACGGACCGGCACGAGCAGGTCAAGCACCTGACGGCCGCGGTGGCCCTCTGGCGAGGTCCGCCGTTGGCCGACGTGGCCGGGTCCGCGTGGCTTGAGGAGCAGGCGGAACACCTGGCACGCCTACGGTTGGAGGCCGAACGGTCGCTCGTCCAGGCCCGGTTGTCCCTCGGCGAGCACGCCGGGCTCGTCCCCGGGTTGGAACAGCTGGTCCGGCAGCACCCGTTCGACGAGCACCTGCACGCGCAGCTGATGCTCGCCCTGTACCGCGATGGCCGACAGAGCGAAGCGGTCGCCACGTACCGGCGGCTGCGCGACAGCCTGCGGGAGAACCTCGGCATCGACCCGGGTCCGCGGCTACGGGACCTGGAGTGCGCCATCCTGCGCCAGGACACCGCGATCGCCGCACCGGCACCGGCCGCCACGGCATCGGCGCCGGTGGCGGCGCAGCTGCCTCCGCCCGTACCCACGTTCACCGGACGTGACGCGGAGCTCGCCGCACTGGACGCGCTCGTCGACCGGGGCGGCGCCGTGGTGGTGTCCGGGACCGCCGGCGTCGGCAAGACCACCCTCGCCGTGCACTGGGCGCACCACGCCGCCGCGCACTTCCCCGACGGGCAGCTCTACGTCAACCTGCGCGGCTTCGACCCGGCGGCCACCCCGACCGAACCGGCGCGGGTGCTGCACGGGTTCCTGGAGGCGCTCGGCGTTCCGGCAGCCCGGATGCCCAGCGACCCGGACACGATGACCAGCCTGTACCGCACGACGGTGGCGGGCAAGCGGCTGCTGGTGGTGCTCGACAACGCGCGCGACGCGGAACAGGTCCGGCCGCTGCTGCCCGGCTCACCGGACTGCCTCGCCATCGTTACCAGCCGCGACCGGCTCATCCCGTTGGTCGTCACCGAGAGCGCCCAACCGGTGCCGCTCGACCTGCTGAGCCCCGGCGAAGCCCGCGCCATGCTGGTCGGCCGACTCGGGGCACGTCAGGTCGCCGCCGAACCCGAGGCCGCCGACGACATCGCCCAGCGGTGCGCGCGGCTGCCCATCGCCCTGGCCATCGTGGCGGCCAGGGCCGCCACCAACCGGCACTTCTCGCTGGCCGCCGTCGCCGGTGAACTGGGCGACCTGGACGCCTTCCACGGAGGCGACGAGGCCACCGACGTCCGGGCGGTCTTCTCCTGGTCGTGCCGGACCCTCAGCCCCGCCGCGGCCCGGCTGTTCCGGCTGCTGAGCCTGCACCCGGGCCCGGACGTCTCCGCCCCGGCCGTGGCCAGCCTGGCCGGCGTCGACGGGCCAACCACCGGCCCTCTGCTCACCGAGCTGACCCGGGTGAATCTCTTCACCGAGCACACGTACGGGCGCTACGCGTTCCACGACCTGCTGCGCGCGTACGCCGGCAGCCTCGCCGACGAGGCCGAGCCGCCCACCGAGCGTCGCGACGCCGTCCACCGGCTGCTCGACCACTGCCTGCACACCGCGTACGCCGCCGACCTCGCGCTGCACCCGCACTTCAGCGCGATCAGCCTCCCGCCACCCCGGGCGGGCGTGACGCCGGAACGCCCCCGGAACCGGTCGGCCGCCGCAGCGTGGTTCGCCGCCGAGGTCCCCGTCCTGCTCGCCGCGGTGCCGCTCGCGGCGCGGTCCGGTTTCGAGGGACACGCCTGGCGGCTCGCCTGGACGTCGGCCGGCTACCTGCACCGGCAGGGGCACTGGCAGGACTGGCTCGGCACGCAACAGATCGCGCTGGCCGCCGCGTCCCGCATCGGGGACCAGGCCGGGCAGGGCCACGCCCACCGCAGCCTCGGTCTCGCCTGCTCCCGGCTTCGACGGTACGAGGAGGCCGACGACCACCTGCGGCGGGCGCTCGACCTGTTCACCGACGTCGGCGACGACACCGGACGGGCACACACCCGCCTGAACCTCGGTCAACTGGCGGAGCGGCAGGGGCGGCACCAGCAGGCGCTGCACCATTCCCGGCGGGCCCTGGCCCTGTTCCAGGGGGCCGGAAACCGGGCCGGGCAGGGGTACACCCTCAACGCGGTCGGTTGGCAGGAAGGGCTGCTCGGCAACTACCACCGTGCCCTTGAGTCGTGCGGTGCGGCGCTGCTGATGTTGCAGGAGGTGGACGACGTCCAGGGGCAGGCCGACACCTGGGACAGCCTCGGCCACGCCCATCACCAACTCGGCGACGACCGGCGGGCGATCGCCTGCTACGAGCACGCCCTCGAACTCTTCACCCAGGTCAACGACCGGTACGCCGAAGCGGGCACGTACGTGAACCTGGGCGGCAGTCACCGGGCGCTCGGCGACCTCGCCGCCGCCCGGGCCGCCTGGCGGCGAGCCCTGACCATCCTCGACGAACTCGGCGACGCCGGCGCCGACTCGCTCCGCGCCGACCTCGAACAACTCGACGCCACGCCGTCGCGCTGA
- a CDS encoding transcriptional regulator, translated as MGDFHDWDDIRAELHDGDDDALDVERARTEAWVSAFHLAEERKRLGLTQRQVAELMGVTPGRVSQIENGDLEANEVATLSRYARALGARMRIIFDYGSDLRQIA; from the coding sequence ATGGGCGACTTCCATGACTGGGACGACATCCGTGCCGAGCTGCACGACGGGGACGACGACGCGCTCGATGTGGAGCGTGCCCGTACCGAGGCGTGGGTCAGCGCGTTCCACCTCGCCGAGGAGCGTAAGCGGCTGGGTCTCACTCAGCGGCAGGTGGCCGAGTTGATGGGGGTCACGCCGGGCCGGGTCAGCCAGATCGAGAATGGCGACCTGGAGGCCAACGAGGTTGCGACCCTCAGCCGGTACGCCCGAGCGCTGGGCGCTCGCATGCGGATCATCTTCGACTACGGCAGCGATCTCCGTCAGATCGCCTGA
- a CDS encoding type II toxin-antitoxin system RelE/ParE family toxin: MPHGSDRRWAIRTTSDVRDWLRSLRPTDPATYRSVNVAIDMLADAGPGLGRPLVDTLKGSNISNLKELRPRSGREVAIRVLFVFDPWSQAVLLVAGNKAGDWSRWYEEAIPVAEVAYEGWLAFERKRREG; encoded by the coding sequence ATGCCTCACGGTTCCGATCGTCGCTGGGCGATCAGAACGACCAGCGATGTCCGCGACTGGTTGCGCTCGCTCCGCCCTACCGATCCGGCGACGTACCGGTCGGTCAACGTGGCGATCGACATGCTCGCTGACGCCGGTCCGGGTTTGGGGCGTCCACTGGTCGACACGCTCAAAGGTTCGAACATCAGCAACCTCAAGGAGCTGCGACCGAGGTCTGGGCGGGAAGTCGCCATCCGGGTTCTGTTCGTCTTCGATCCCTGGTCGCAGGCGGTGTTGTTGGTGGCCGGCAATAAGGCCGGCGACTGGTCTCGATGGTACGAGGAAGCAATTCCGGTCGCCGAGGTCGCGTACGAGGGCTGGCTTGCCTTTGAGAGGAAGCGGAGGGAGGGCTGA